In Mycobacterium sp. 050128, one genomic interval encodes:
- a CDS encoding TetR/AcrR family transcriptional regulator, translating to MTSEIRRSVRDEMLLAAVGLLDEHGPDALQTRKVAGAAGTSTMSVYTHFGGMRALIEAVAEEGLRQFDQAQTVPQTADPVADLFVTGAAYRRYAIERPHMYRLMFGSTSAHGINAPAGNVLTLTVAEIEQHHPSFAHVVRVVRRCMQAGRITVGGADDDASVVATAAQFWALIHGFVMLELAGYYGDDGSAIAPVLNAMTSNLLVALGDTAERVAQSVRSAFPD from the coding sequence ATGACTTCGGAAATTCGGCGCAGTGTTCGCGACGAGATGCTGCTCGCTGCGGTCGGCCTGCTCGACGAGCACGGGCCCGACGCCCTGCAAACCCGCAAGGTGGCGGGTGCGGCGGGGACCTCGACGATGTCGGTGTACACCCACTTCGGCGGGATGCGCGCGTTGATCGAAGCGGTCGCCGAGGAAGGGTTGCGGCAGTTCGACCAGGCCCAAACGGTGCCGCAGACCGCCGACCCGGTCGCCGATCTGTTCGTCACCGGCGCCGCCTACCGCCGCTACGCCATCGAGCGCCCACACATGTACCGCCTGATGTTCGGCAGCACCAGCGCGCACGGCATCAACGCGCCGGCCGGCAATGTTCTGACGCTCACGGTCGCCGAGATCGAGCAGCACCACCCGAGCTTCGCGCATGTGGTGCGGGTGGTGCGCCGATGCATGCAGGCCGGCCGGATCACCGTGGGTGGCGCGGACGACGACGCGTCCGTCGTGGCCACCGCGGCCCAGTTCTGGGCGTTGATCCACGGGTTCGTGATGCTGGAGTTGGCCGGGTACTACGGCGACGACGGATCGGCGATCGCCCCGGTGCTCAACGCGATGACGTCGAATCTGCTTGTCGCCCTGGGCGATACAGCCGAGCGGGTGGCACAGTCAGTGCGGTCTGCGTTTCCCGACTGA